From the genome of Flavobacterium luteolum, one region includes:
- the folK gene encoding 2-amino-4-hydroxy-6-hydroxymethyldihydropteridine diphosphokinase, whose product MKLQHQVVLSIGSNQGSRLENIQKCIDLIHENVGTVIQVSKLYETPAWGFESDAFYNCALLLHTNSSAQKILNQVLKVEKELGRIRLNQEGYQSRIIDVDLIAFDNEIINTEKLQVPHPLMQNRNFVLLPMQDLMLNWKHPILQKTISELIAVTPDESVCAVVQDLKSPISEIPINQFNYVAFEGNIGAGKTTLVHKIAEDFNGKTVLERFADNPFLPKFYKDQNRYAFPLEMSFLADRYQQLADDLAQFDLFKDFIVADYHIFKSLIFAKITLAEDEYRLYRNLFDIIYKEMPKPDLYIYLYQNTDRLLQNIKKRGRVYEQNIEAAYLEKINNGYLEYIKSQTDLNVLIIDVSDRDFVKKHEDYLYILNEIKKKTAS is encoded by the coding sequence ATGAAATTACAGCATCAAGTCGTTTTATCGATAGGCAGCAACCAAGGCAGCAGACTAGAAAACATTCAAAAATGTATTGATTTAATACACGAAAATGTAGGGACTGTTATTCAGGTTTCAAAACTTTATGAGACTCCTGCATGGGGTTTTGAGAGTGATGCTTTTTATAATTGTGCGCTGTTGCTTCACACCAATTCATCAGCCCAAAAAATACTCAATCAAGTTTTAAAAGTTGAAAAAGAACTTGGAAGAATTCGGTTGAACCAAGAAGGTTACCAATCAAGAATTATAGATGTTGATTTAATCGCTTTTGATAATGAAATAATTAATACGGAAAAACTTCAGGTTCCGCATCCGTTAATGCAGAATAGAAATTTCGTTTTGCTGCCAATGCAGGACTTAATGCTAAATTGGAAACACCCGATTTTGCAGAAAACAATTTCTGAACTGATCGCGGTTACCCCAGATGAGAGTGTATGCGCGGTTGTTCAGGATTTGAAAAGTCCGATTAGTGAAATTCCAATCAATCAATTCAATTATGTTGCTTTTGAGGGAAATATTGGAGCAGGAAAAACGACTTTGGTGCACAAAATTGCAGAAGATTTTAACGGAAAAACAGTTTTAGAAAGATTTGCTGATAATCCGTTTTTGCCAAAGTTTTATAAAGATCAGAATCGATATGCATTTCCTTTAGAAATGTCTTTTCTGGCTGATCGTTATCAGCAATTAGCAGATGATTTGGCACAGTTTGATTTGTTTAAAGATTTTATAGTTGCAGATTATCATATTTTTAAATCATTGATTTTTGCGAAGATAACGCTTGCTGAAGATGAATATCGTTTGTATAGAAACTTATTCGATATCATTTACAAAGAAATGCCAAAACCAGATTTGTATATTTATTTGTATCAAAACACGGATCGTCTTTTGCAAAACATCAAAAAACGCGGACGGGTTTATGAACAGAATATTGAAGCTGCGTATTTAGAAAAAATCAATAACGGTTACTTGGAATATATAAAATCCCAAACTGATTTGAATGTTTTAATCATTGATGTTTCAGATCGTGATTTTGTGAAAAAACACGAAGACTACCTTTATATATTAAATGAAATAAAAAAGAAAACGGCTTCTTAA
- a CDS encoding MmcQ/YjbR family DNA-binding protein, with translation MNIETIREICQKLTGTTEDIKWEHDLVFSVGTKMYCVVGLDQNPTSASFKVSDEEFEEISNKTGFKPAPYVAKYKWVLIDDITRMKKSEWETYIQQSYRLVQEKLSAKLKKQLGII, from the coding sequence ATGAATATAGAAACCATTCGAGAAATCTGTCAAAAACTAACTGGCACAACTGAAGATATAAAGTGGGAACATGATCTTGTATTTTCAGTAGGTACTAAAATGTATTGCGTGGTTGGACTTGACCAAAATCCCACATCGGCTTCGTTTAAAGTTTCAGATGAAGAATTTGAAGAAATAAGCAACAAGACTGGATTTAAACCAGCGCCCTATGTGGCTAAATACAAATGGGTTTTAATTGATGATATTACTCGAATGAAAAAATCAGAATGGGAAACATACATTCAGCAGTCTTATCGTCTTGTTCAGGAAAAACTATCAGCAAAACTTAAAAAACAGCTCGGAATAATCTAA
- a CDS encoding T9SS type B sorting domain-containing protein, which produces MKNIKLAIFLFLFSVLSFNFSHANENIKTFNKKNTHFSIHSKNLKIEKQKKSSFVIDPPKLTAEGNQNYCPQTSINIVTDFRIDHDIAENGTQALYIQISSGYSSGLDKLELSNPTLHPTITTSWDATAGKLTLSSPTGADVLYSDFVNAIKDVVFTNSSAAASGIRTFSITMGKANYLPSTQHYYEYVPNIGVTWTKARDLAASSTYYGLQGYLATILSADEAKLIGEQASGTGWIGGSDAETEGVWKWVTGPETGTIFWRGNANGSTPNYAFWNTGEPNQQGDEDYAHITQPGVGIRGSWNDLSNTGDTSGNYQPKGYVVEYGGMPGEPTLQIAASTKITIPVATPAIDPTPVCDSGSFTFNATATAGATIRWFDALVGGNLLATGPTYTTPTITVTTNYYVDAGCESNRKSVKANVYATPAAPIAEKDTYTNCGPGTVTIKATSNIGTIIWFTSPTGGTSVFQGTTFTTPTISSNTTYYAEASNNGCINTTRTPVNIVIYTPPVVTDETLTLCQFQSITLDAGVSGMSYLWSNNNETSQQISISKGGKYTVVVTSPENCSSTKTIVVEEHMIPQIARVDVEGTRVIIYPVKEEDYFEYSVDGVNYQDSTVFYDVPGGLQTAYAREKNGCGGTIKQFVVLVFPPFFTPNNDTYNDVWEVTGMENYPQAVVTIFDRYGKLVAQLSRFKMSWDGTLNQVPLPSSDYWYALKVDDSMPVLRGHFTLKR; this is translated from the coding sequence ATGAAGAATATCAAATTAGCAATCTTTTTATTTTTATTTTCCGTTTTAAGTTTTAATTTTTCACATGCAAACGAAAATATAAAAACTTTTAACAAAAAGAATACACACTTCTCAATACACAGCAAAAATTTAAAAATAGAAAAACAAAAGAAAAGCAGTTTCGTAATAGATCCTCCAAAACTTACTGCCGAAGGAAATCAAAATTACTGTCCACAGACATCTATCAATATTGTAACCGACTTTAGAATTGATCATGATATTGCCGAAAACGGGACACAGGCACTTTATATCCAGATTTCTTCAGGATATTCGAGTGGCCTTGACAAACTAGAACTTTCAAATCCCACCTTACACCCAACTATTACGACTAGTTGGGATGCAACAGCAGGAAAACTTACATTATCTAGTCCAACGGGAGCCGATGTTTTATATTCAGATTTTGTGAATGCAATCAAAGATGTTGTCTTTACAAATTCGTCTGCTGCAGCTTCTGGAATTAGGACATTCTCTATAACAATGGGTAAAGCAAATTATTTACCCTCTACACAGCATTATTACGAATACGTTCCAAATATAGGAGTGACTTGGACAAAAGCGCGAGATTTAGCTGCTTCAAGCACCTACTATGGCCTTCAAGGCTACCTAGCGACAATATTATCTGCTGATGAAGCTAAATTAATTGGCGAGCAAGCTTCTGGAACTGGATGGATTGGAGGAAGTGATGCCGAAACAGAGGGGGTCTGGAAATGGGTTACGGGCCCAGAAACAGGAACTATTTTTTGGAGAGGAAATGCAAACGGTTCGACTCCAAATTATGCTTTTTGGAATACTGGCGAACCCAACCAGCAAGGCGATGAAGACTATGCGCACATCACACAACCCGGTGTAGGAATAAGAGGCTCTTGGAATGACTTATCGAATACAGGAGACACCTCTGGAAACTATCAGCCAAAAGGATATGTCGTAGAATATGGTGGAATGCCAGGAGAACCTACTTTACAAATTGCAGCAAGCACCAAAATAACTATTCCTGTGGCAACTCCTGCCATCGACCCAACTCCTGTTTGCGATTCTGGAAGTTTTACCTTTAATGCAACTGCAACTGCTGGAGCAACAATTAGATGGTTTGATGCTCTTGTTGGAGGGAATTTATTGGCAACAGGTCCGACTTATACTACTCCAACAATAACTGTAACTACAAATTATTACGTTGATGCTGGTTGTGAATCCAACCGCAAATCAGTAAAAGCAAATGTATATGCAACTCCTGCAGCTCCAATAGCAGAAAAAGACACTTATACTAATTGTGGACCAGGAACTGTAACGATTAAAGCCACTTCAAATATTGGAACTATAATCTGGTTTACTTCACCAACTGGTGGAACAAGTGTTTTTCAAGGAACCACTTTTACAACTCCAACAATTTCATCCAATACAACTTATTATGCCGAAGCATCAAATAATGGATGCATAAATACAACTAGAACTCCAGTAAACATTGTAATATATACACCTCCAGTTGTTACAGATGAGACTTTGACTTTATGCCAGTTTCAATCTATAACATTAGATGCAGGAGTTTCTGGAATGAGTTATTTATGGTCAAATAACAATGAAACTTCTCAACAAATTTCGATTAGTAAAGGGGGCAAATACACCGTCGTAGTTACAAGTCCTGAAAACTGTTCGAGCACAAAAACAATTGTGGTTGAAGAACATATGATTCCTCAAATTGCTCGTGTTGATGTAGAAGGAACAAGAGTCATTATTTACCCTGTAAAAGAAGAAGATTATTTTGAGTATTCCGTTGATGGTGTTAATTATCAAGATTCAACTGTTTTTTACGATGTCCCTGGCGGATTGCAAACTGCTTATGCTCGTGAAAAAAACGGTTGTGGCGGAACTATTAAACAATTTGTAGTGCTTGTTTTTCCTCCGTTTTTTACACCTAACAATGATACTTACAACGATGTTTGGGAAGTAACCGGAATGGAAAATTATCCGCAAGCTGTAGTTACTATTTTTGATCGCTACGGAAAACTAGTAGCACAATTAAGCCGATTCAAAATGAGTTGGGATGGCACTTTAAATCAAGTTCCGCTTCCTTCTTCTGATTATTGGTATGCTCTAAAAGTCGATGATTCAATGCCCGTTTTAAGAGGACATTTTACATTAAAAAGATAA
- a CDS encoding RNA methyltransferase, translating to MRKLENSELERKSIEDFKKSEKTPLILVLDDIRSLHNIGSVFRTADAFLIEKIILCGITATPPNKEIHKTALGATETVAWEHHENVLEVIENLKNENVLTMAIEQVESAIFLQDFKVEKNQKYALVFGNEVYGVSQEAVAICDGCIEIPQLGTKHSLNISVSAGIVVWDLFQKINWPE from the coding sequence ATGAGAAAACTCGAAAACAGCGAACTGGAACGTAAATCAATTGAAGATTTTAAAAAATCGGAGAAAACACCTTTAATATTAGTTTTAGACGATATTAGAAGTCTGCATAATATTGGTTCTGTTTTTAGAACTGCTGATGCGTTTTTGATTGAAAAAATAATTCTTTGCGGTATTACTGCAACTCCTCCAAATAAAGAAATTCATAAAACCGCTCTTGGCGCAACTGAAACTGTCGCTTGGGAACACCATGAAAATGTTTTGGAAGTTATTGAAAACTTAAAGAACGAAAATGTTTTGACTATGGCTATTGAACAAGTTGAAAGTGCGATTTTTCTTCAGGATTTTAAAGTTGAAAAAAATCAGAAATATGCTTTGGTTTTTGGTAATGAGGTTTATGGCGTATCACAAGAAGCTGTTGCAATCTGTGACGGATGTATTGAAATTCCTCAGCTGGGAACAAAACACTCTCTTAATATTTCTGTAAGTGCCGGAATTGTGGTTTGGGATTTGTTTCAAAAAATAAATTGGCCTGAATAA
- a CDS encoding DUF1573 domain-containing protein codes for MKKIILFAMLAVAGITVTNAQTTKKAKAAKVAKVEGAGMLFETETIDYGTIAHNADGKREFVFVNNGTKPLIITNTQGSCGCTVPTTPKEPIAPGAKGVIGVKYATDRVGAFTKTVTVTSNAEGQPTKILTIKGTVLPDPVKS; via the coding sequence ATGAAAAAAATAATTTTATTCGCTATGTTAGCTGTTGCTGGTATCACAGTTACTAATGCACAAACAACTAAAAAAGCTAAAGCTGCTAAAGTTGCAAAAGTTGAAGGAGCAGGAATGCTTTTCGAAACTGAAACTATCGATTACGGAACTATCGCTCACAATGCAGATGGAAAACGTGAGTTCGTTTTTGTTAACAATGGTACAAAACCATTAATCATTACAAACACTCAAGGATCTTGCGGATGTACAGTTCCAACTACTCCAAAAGAACCAATCGCTCCAGGAGCTAAAGGTGTTATTGGTGTAAAATATGCTACTGACAGAGTTGGTGCTTTTACAAAAACTGTAACTGTAACTTCTAACGCTGAAGGACAACCAACAAAAATCCTTACAATTAAAGGTACTGTTTTACCAGATCCAGTAAAAAGCTAA
- the mutS gene encoding DNA mismatch repair protein MutS, with protein sequence MAAKEKVVKETPLMKQYKEIKAKYPDACLLFRVGDFYETFGEDAIRASKILGITLTKRGAGSDTETALAGFPHHSVNTYLPKLVKAGLRVAICDQLEDPKMTKTIVKRGVTELVTPGVSLNDEVLQSKSNNFLASVYFANKNIGISFLDVSTGEFLTAQGNAEYIDKLLQNFNPSEVLVPKNNKGDFKAAFGEDFHSFYLEDWIYKEDYALETLTKHFQTNSLKGFGIEELKEGIIASGAILYYLSETQHNRVQHITAIQRIAEDAYVWMDRFTIRNLELYHSYNPNAVTLLDVIDKTLSPMGGRLLKRWLALPLKDANKVKGRHEVVAYLKSNPEILHNIQYQIKQISDLERLISKIAAGKVSPREIVYLKESLDAIIPIKTLALESPQEAVKVIGDSLHACDLLREKIKTTLNQDAPVAISKGNAIASGINEELDELRAISTSGKEFLEGIEKRESERTGISSLKISFNNVFGYYIEVRNTHKDKVPEEWIRKQTLVNAERYITEELKEYETKILGAEEKIYKIESELFEQLVAWISTYIKPVQMNAYLVAQLDCLCSFTQMAVENQYVQPEIDDTFELDIKNGRHPVIEKQLPVGTPYIANDVFLDRETQQIIMITGPNMSGKSAILRQTALIVLLAQMGSFVPADSVRMGIVDKIFTRVGASDNISMGESTFMVEMNETASILNNLSDRSLVLLDEIGRGTSTYDGISIAWAIAEFLHEHPGRAKTLFATHYHELNEMTESMPRIQNFNVAVKELKDTVLFVRKLVKGGSAHSFGIHVAKMAGMPQLVISKAQKLLKKLEKNHSSDALNGIKSANEEMQMSFFNLDDPLLEEIKEEILNLDINAITPVEALMKLNEIKRMLVKK encoded by the coding sequence TTGGCAGCTAAAGAGAAAGTGGTGAAAGAAACACCTTTAATGAAACAGTACAAAGAAATCAAGGCTAAATATCCTGATGCATGTCTGCTTTTCAGAGTAGGAGATTTTTATGAAACCTTTGGAGAAGACGCCATTAGAGCTTCTAAAATTTTAGGGATAACCTTAACTAAAAGAGGAGCAGGTTCTGATACTGAAACAGCATTAGCTGGGTTTCCGCATCATTCTGTAAATACTTATTTGCCAAAATTGGTAAAAGCTGGGCTTCGTGTTGCAATCTGCGATCAGTTGGAAGATCCAAAAATGACAAAAACCATTGTGAAAAGAGGGGTGACAGAACTTGTAACTCCTGGAGTTTCTTTGAACGATGAGGTTTTGCAATCAAAATCGAATAACTTCTTAGCATCTGTTTATTTTGCGAATAAAAATATCGGAATTTCTTTTTTAGATGTTTCAACAGGAGAGTTTTTAACAGCTCAAGGGAATGCTGAATATATTGATAAATTACTGCAGAATTTTAACCCAAGCGAGGTTTTAGTGCCAAAGAATAATAAAGGCGATTTTAAAGCCGCTTTTGGAGAAGATTTTCATAGTTTCTATTTAGAAGATTGGATCTATAAAGAAGATTATGCATTAGAAACCTTAACAAAGCATTTTCAGACAAATTCCCTAAAAGGATTTGGAATTGAAGAATTGAAAGAAGGAATTATTGCTTCTGGTGCCATTTTGTATTATTTATCAGAAACGCAGCATAATCGTGTACAGCATATTACGGCAATTCAGCGTATTGCTGAAGATGCTTACGTTTGGATGGATCGCTTTACGATTCGAAACTTAGAATTATATCACAGCTATAATCCTAATGCAGTTACGCTTTTGGATGTTATTGATAAAACACTTTCTCCAATGGGAGGACGTTTGCTGAAACGTTGGCTGGCTTTACCATTGAAAGATGCTAATAAGGTAAAAGGGAGACATGAAGTTGTGGCTTATTTGAAATCTAATCCTGAAATCCTTCATAATATTCAATATCAAATCAAGCAGATTTCAGATTTGGAACGTTTAATTTCTAAAATTGCTGCAGGAAAAGTTTCTCCTCGTGAAATCGTGTATTTAAAGGAGTCTTTGGATGCCATTATTCCAATTAAAACTCTTGCGTTGGAAAGTCCACAGGAAGCGGTGAAAGTTATTGGAGACAGTTTGCATGCTTGCGATTTACTCCGTGAAAAAATTAAGACTACACTAAATCAAGATGCTCCAGTTGCCATTTCAAAAGGAAATGCTATTGCGAGCGGAATAAATGAAGAGCTGGATGAACTTCGTGCGATTTCGACTTCGGGAAAAGAGTTTTTAGAAGGAATTGAAAAAAGAGAATCTGAAAGAACTGGAATTTCGTCATTGAAAATTTCTTTTAATAATGTTTTCGGATATTATATCGAAGTTAGAAACACGCATAAAGATAAAGTGCCAGAAGAATGGATTCGTAAACAGACTTTGGTAAATGCGGAACGTTATATTACCGAAGAATTAAAAGAATACGAAACTAAGATCTTAGGGGCTGAAGAAAAAATCTATAAAATCGAAAGCGAACTTTTTGAGCAATTGGTAGCTTGGATTTCTACTTATATCAAACCAGTTCAAATGAACGCGTATTTGGTTGCGCAATTGGATTGTTTGTGTTCGTTTACGCAAATGGCTGTCGAAAATCAATATGTGCAACCTGAAATCGATGATACATTCGAATTGGATATCAAAAACGGAAGACACCCTGTAATTGAAAAACAATTGCCAGTTGGAACGCCTTATATTGCCAATGATGTTTTCTTAGACAGAGAAACACAGCAGATTATTATGATTACCGGACCTAATATGTCGGGTAAGTCGGCGATTTTGAGACAAACGGCTTTGATTGTGCTTTTGGCTCAAATGGGAAGTTTTGTTCCTGCTGATAGTGTTAGAATGGGAATCGTAGATAAGATTTTTACCAGAGTAGGAGCTTCAGATAATATTTCGATGGGAGAATCTACTTTTATGGTAGAAATGAACGAAACAGCTTCTATTTTGAATAATCTATCAGATAGAAGTTTGGTATTGTTAGATGAGATTGGAAGAGGAACAAGTACTTATGACGGAATCTCGATTGCTTGGGCAATTGCCGAATTCTTGCACGAACATCCAGGAAGAGCTAAAACGCTTTTTGCAACGCATTATCATGAGCTGAATGAAATGACAGAATCGATGCCGAGAATCCAGAATTTCAATGTGGCCGTAAAAGAGCTTAAGGATACTGTTTTATTTGTTAGAAAGCTGGTAAAAGGAGGAAGCGCGCATAGTTTTGGAATTCATGTGGCTAAAATGGCCGGAATGCCTCAATTGGTTATTTCGAAAGCGCAAAAGCTTTTAAAGAAATTAGAAAAGAATCATTCAAGCGATGCTTTAAACGGAATAAAATCGGCAAATGAAGAAATGCAGATGAGTTTCTTTAATCTAGATGATCCTTTGTTGGAAGAGATAAAAGAAGAAATTTTAAATCTCGATATTAATGCAATTACACCAGTAGAAGCGTTAATGAAACTGAATGAGATTAAAAGAATGCTGGTTAAAAAATAA
- a CDS encoding DUF1508 domain-containing protein has product MGAFVISKRFNDEYKFTFTSRKGKVIFTSLSYELRFECEEDIEKFKANVELAKFLKFKGSGGKYFFKLMLGEVHFATSRKYSTELLLQKGIKEIVTYSSRSEILDFSSSESIFGDDEIEEEMEEVVE; this is encoded by the coding sequence ATGGGTGCTTTTGTAATTAGCAAGCGATTTAATGATGAATATAAGTTTACGTTTACTTCTCGAAAAGGGAAGGTTATTTTTACGAGTTTGAGTTATGAGTTGAGGTTTGAATGTGAAGAGGATATTGAGAAGTTTAAGGCAAATGTAGAGCTTGCGAAATTCTTGAAGTTTAAAGGCTCTGGGGGGAAGTATTTTTTTAAATTGATGTTGGGCGAAGTTCATTTTGCTACAAGTCGAAAATACAGCACGGAATTGCTTTTGCAAAAAGGGATAAAAGAAATTGTAACATATTCTTCTAGGTCGGAAATTTTGGATTTCTCTTCGAGTGAGTCGATTTTTGGAGATGATGAGATTGAAGAAGAAATGGAAGAGGTGGTTGAATAA
- a CDS encoding PG1828 family lipoprotein, giving the protein MKKVFLSLAVVAVLTVVSCKKADAAAEAPAVDSTAVAVDSAAAVVDSAAATVDSAAAKVDSAAAKVEEVKK; this is encoded by the coding sequence ATGAAAAAAGTATTTTTAAGTTTAGCTGTTGTTGCTGTATTAACTGTTGTATCTTGTAAAAAAGCTGACGCTGCTGCTGAAGCTCCTGCTGTAGATTCTACTGCTGTTGCTGTTGATTCAGCTGCTGCTGTTGTTGATTCTGCTGCTGCAACTGTTGATTCTGCTGCTGCTAAAGTTGATTCTGCTGCTGCTAAAGTAGAAGAAGTAAAAAAATAA
- a CDS encoding 3-deoxy-D-manno-octulosonic acid transferase, translated as MLFLYNLTIYIAGFFLKIVALFSPKIKLFVEGRKNVFSTLEEKIKANDKTIWFHSASLGEYEQGLPVIEKIKEKYPSHKIIVTFFSPSGYEVRKNNTVADVTIYLPLDTKSNAKRFLKLVHPEFAFFIKYEFWLNYLQELEKSKTPTYLISGIFRDNQMFFKWYGGFYRKALNAFTYFFVQNESSKQKIESLGFKNVIVSGDTRFDRVNAILERDNRLDFVENFKNNQPTIVVGSSWPKDEVLIAEYINQAPENVKFIIAPHNIKPDQISDLLSKITKSTILFSEKENKDLSNYNVLIIDTIGILTKIYSYGTIAYVGGGFGNPGIHNILEPATFGIPIVIGPNYSNFSEAVALVEIGGCLTISTNVELKAVFNQLLNDKNFLEEKSKICKSFIQDNKGATETIMKRIS; from the coding sequence ATGCTTTTTTTATACAATCTAACCATTTACATAGCAGGATTTTTCTTAAAAATCGTAGCGCTATTTAGTCCGAAAATTAAGCTTTTTGTTGAAGGCCGAAAAAATGTATTTTCAACTTTAGAAGAAAAAATAAAAGCAAACGACAAAACCATCTGGTTTCATTCTGCGTCATTGGGCGAGTACGAACAAGGTCTTCCGGTAATCGAAAAAATCAAAGAAAAATACCCTTCTCATAAAATTATTGTAACCTTTTTTTCACCATCTGGATACGAAGTGCGTAAAAATAACACAGTTGCCGATGTGACCATTTATTTACCGCTTGACACTAAAAGCAATGCAAAAAGATTTTTAAAACTAGTTCATCCTGAATTTGCTTTTTTTATCAAATACGAATTCTGGCTAAACTATTTACAGGAATTAGAAAAAAGCAAAACACCAACTTATTTAATTTCAGGAATTTTCAGAGACAATCAAATGTTTTTTAAATGGTATGGCGGTTTTTATCGAAAAGCATTAAATGCATTCACCTATTTTTTTGTTCAGAATGAAAGCTCTAAACAAAAAATAGAATCACTTGGTTTTAAAAATGTAATTGTTTCTGGCGACACCCGTTTTGATCGTGTAAATGCTATTTTAGAAAGAGACAATCGCTTAGATTTTGTAGAGAATTTTAAAAACAATCAACCAACAATTGTCGTTGGTAGCTCATGGCCAAAAGACGAAGTATTAATTGCTGAGTATATCAATCAAGCTCCTGAAAATGTAAAATTCATTATTGCTCCACATAATATTAAGCCAGATCAAATTTCAGATCTTTTATCAAAGATCACAAAATCAACCATTTTATTCTCAGAAAAAGAAAATAAAGATTTATCTAATTATAATGTTCTTATAATAGATACAATTGGCATTTTGACCAAGATTTACAGCTATGGAACAATCGCATACGTAGGAGGCGGATTTGGAAACCCAGGAATACATAATATATTAGAACCTGCAACTTTTGGAATTCCAATTGTAATTGGCCCAAACTATTCGAATTTTTCAGAAGCTGTCGCATTAGTTGAAATTGGCGGCTGCTTAACAATATCGACCAACGTAGAACTTAAAGCAGTTTTTAACCAATTATTGAATGATAAAAACTTTCTAGAAGAAAAAAGCAAAATCTGCAAATCGTTTATTCAAGACAACAAAGGAGCCACTGAAACGATTATGAAGCGCATCTCATAA
- a CDS encoding DegT/DnrJ/EryC1/StrS family aminotransferase encodes MKKIQMVDLKSQYEKIKSTVDASIQEVLDTNTYINGPLVHQFQKNLEDYLGAKHVIPCANGTDALQIAMMGLDLKPGDEVITADFTFAATVEVIALLQLTPVLVDVDLHNMNIDIEAVKKAITPKTKAIVPVHLFGRAANMDAIMEIAKEHNLYVIEDNAQAIGADYISKSGSKVKVGTIGHVAATSFFPSKNLGCYGDGGAIFTNDDKLAHIIRGIVNHGMYERYHHDVVGVNSRLDSIQAGVLNAKLPLLDEYNAARRLAATKYNAAFAGNAKIITPDFDANQNNHVFHQYVLRILDADRNALMQHLLDKGIPCAIYYPIPLHSQKAYLDPRYKEEQFPVTNKLVQEVIALPMHTELDDEQIKFITDSVLEFLNK; translated from the coding sequence ATGAAAAAAATACAAATGGTTGACTTAAAGAGTCAATACGAAAAAATAAAATCTACTGTAGATGCTTCAATTCAAGAAGTTTTAGATACAAATACTTATATCAACGGACCTTTAGTTCATCAATTTCAAAAGAATCTTGAAGATTATTTAGGGGCAAAACACGTTATTCCTTGTGCTAACGGTACAGATGCGTTGCAGATTGCAATGATGGGATTAGATCTGAAGCCAGGAGACGAAGTTATTACTGCCGATTTTACTTTTGCAGCAACTGTTGAGGTTATTGCATTGTTGCAATTAACTCCAGTTTTAGTTGATGTTGATTTGCATAATATGAACATCGATATCGAAGCAGTTAAAAAAGCAATTACACCAAAAACAAAAGCAATTGTTCCGGTTCATTTATTTGGACGTGCAGCTAATATGGATGCAATTATGGAAATTGCTAAAGAGCATAATTTATATGTAATTGAAGATAACGCTCAAGCAATTGGTGCAGATTATATTTCTAAATCTGGATCAAAAGTGAAAGTAGGAACAATTGGCCACGTTGCGGCAACTTCATTCTTTCCTTCTAAAAACCTTGGATGTTATGGAGATGGAGGAGCAATTTTTACAAATGATGATAAACTAGCACACATCATCCGCGGAATTGTAAATCACGGAATGTATGAGCGTTACCACCACGATGTTGTGGGAGTGAATTCTCGTTTGGATAGTATTCAAGCTGGAGTTTTAAATGCTAAATTACCGTTGTTAGATGAATATAATGCAGCGCGTCGTTTGGCGGCAACAAAATACAATGCGGCTTTTGCTGGAAATGCAAAAATTATTACTCCAGATTTTGATGCAAACCAGAATAATCACGTTTTTCATCAATACGTTTTAAGAATTTTAGACGCAGACAGAAATGCTTTAATGCAACATTTATTAGATAAAGGAATTCCATGTGCAATTTATTATCCAATTCCATTGCATTCTCAAAAAGCATATTTAGATCCTCGTTATAAAGAAGAACAATTTCCAGTTACAAATAAATTAGTGCAGGAAGTAATAGCTTTGCCAATGCACACAGAACTTGACGACGAACAAATTAAATTTATTACCGATTCTGTTTTAGAATTTTTGAATAAATAA